The genome window CTCTTTAGCCTGGGGAAACTTACCTGGACTTAATATGTGTGTAAGACAAGCCAAGAAGTTTAGACCCTTTGTTATTTCCAAAGAGATGATCAGTCTAGCTCTGATCTTGCtgactcttgagtctcctgctctGGGAGGGTTTGAGGTCAccaggctgccttctctgggtatTTGCAGGACACAGTCACAGAGCAGAGACGAGAATGGGAGGTGGCGAAATCACTGCAAATCCAAGTTCTGCCCCGGAAATTAAGCTGTCTCGGGCAGTAATTCCCAACTGGGGCAATCTTGGCAGTCCCCAGGGGACACTGGGAGCGGCTGGAGATAGCCTGGGTGGTGACAGGTGCCAAGGGGGCACCACAGCCTCCAGGGGGTAGAGGGTTGAGCACAGATGCTGCTCAATGTCCTAGGGTACACAGGACACCCTCCCCAACCCAGTGAGGAAATAGCTGACCCCAAATGTCAATAGCACTGTGCTTGAGAAACCCTGGTCTGAGCACCTAAGAGAGGCTGATTGAGGACTGAGGTGCTGTCTGGGTGGGGAGAGATTTGGAGTCTAAGATGCCTTTGACGCAAAGACTGGTATGTGGGAACCAGGGGCCAGAGATGATAACTAAGGCGGGAAGGGAatgaggggaagggaaaggccaTCAGGAGGACACAGACCCCCTTTCACAAGCGAGGCAACCGAGGCTCAGAGGTACAGCGGCTCTTCCGAGGTCATACATACTTGGGACCTGATCCCTAACCCCAAGATCAGCCGCAGCTCTCATGCAATGATTGAAATTCTGCTTTTGCTTGGCAGTGCCTGGGCCCAAATTTCCCCCATGGTGGTTACCAGCAGGAAAGGACTACTCGAGCTCAGGATTTTACAATAAGTCTCTTCCCAAGCCTTAAGCTCATATGCTTCCCAGCAGAAAAATTGTGTCACCAGCCCAGGGCGGTACCGATTAGTGTCATCATCATTTTCTAAACCCACTGAGGACTGACATGAAGCATCCTCTTAGAACACGCAATATCTGAAAACACCAGGGCAACACACACCACAGTCATATTGCCCAAGCCAGTTGTCAGTTTGTGACATTTAGGGCTCCCGAGGATGGCACTGCTGCCTTCCTTCTCTGGCTCAAAATCCTTTCTCAGTCTTGCATCTCCGGGTGCCTGGCTTGAACCAGTGTGACCCACTTCTGACACATTCGCAACTGGCCTTAGAGACCCGGACCGTCTTCTTGGGTTCCCATCTGAGAATGTGGACCCAGGTCGTGTGCCTAGTGTTCAGAGATGAATACGGGCTCAAAATCCCCAAGAGAAGGGTAAGTGGTTTGACTGGGTGACTTGAAAAGCCACAGTGAACAGTGAGGCACACAGATACATGCTGGGAACCGCTTCTGGTCACCACAGTGTGGCTTCCAGAAACACCCGCCCGCGGGGGATCTCAGACAACCCTGAAGAGTGAGCCTGGCCTCTCCCTGGCTCTGCCTGCCCAGGCGCCCCTCCCAACCTGCCCtcggtgggtggggtggggtggggtcctgCCTGATGGGATAGCTCCCCCATCTTTGGCGCTGGagagctggggaaggaggagggtgcCTGAGAGACTTGTAACAGCCGGGACTAGAGGAGACCTTTCTGGATGTTGGAGGGAAGAGAGGTTCAAGAACTGAGTGGGTAGGAGAGGACGGTGGGAATTTTTAAACACATCCTGCTTTAAATATTCCCCTTCACGGTGCTCAGGAAAGGCAAATAAAGAGTTCGTGTTAAATGGAGATATTtagcaatggcagcccaccagatggGATAGAGGAATTTATGGGATAAAGGCTTTActcaaggggacttccctggtggtctactggctaagactccatgcttccactgcagagcagtgtgggttcaagtcctggtccAGGAATTTAAAATCCCACAGGTCGTAGGTTTAGCCAAAAAAACCCTGCTTTACTTTACTCTTAGGACGGGTGGGCTCCTCTCCTCAGGGAATCACAGGGCAGTTGTGGCTGTCAGGTGGTACGTTTCTTGGCCCCTCAATGTCTCCCAACACGCTGGCCGCATTCCGAGTCTGAGGAGGAGGTTTCCAATCATCTCTTACTTCTCCCAACCTAGACGTGGCCCGGGAGTCCCAGGGAGCCCGCAGGGCTTTCAGCTGTGACCCACAGCAGTGTGCAAGGTCCCCTGCCCGCAACCCACTGGAGCACGAATTATTCATCACCACACGTCTGAAGCAGACATCTCACTGTCAATGTGCAGATGTTCTTCAAAGTTTGAAAACTAGTCACCAAGGTGGCTACTGCCACCAGCAACCAACGACACTTGTGTGCAGCTGGTGACGGTAAAGGGCTTGTGTGGTACGGATGGAACCACTGTCCTGGCCTCCTCGACACTGTGTTTCCCAACAAAACTCGCCATGGTGCGTGATCCTGATCCATCCTGGCAGCTCCCCAGAGAAAGAGGGCAGGCCGTGGTCTTCTGTGGAGGCCCTGGGTTTCAGAGCAATCAGCCCCGTTTCTGGAAAGGGCAGCTGGCACGGTTATGTCTATGGATAGCAGAACAAGCTATGAAGGGTCCTCCACCCACTGTTCTAAGAGAGATTAAGCAGGAGAAAATGTGATGAACCACCCTTAAGTTTCCCAGACGTCAAGTTCATTTGGTTATCAAATCCCACAATGACAGAAATTGAGAGAGACCCAGCTCTTTTTTGGAAGCTGCAGTATTCATGTTACCTTCCATGGTATACAGAATAAGTTCCAGGCTTTCTGAACTAATCAATACAATTAATAAAAATCCCCtaactcagctgggaaagaatccacctgcaatgcaggagacctgggtttgatccctgggttgggaagatcccctggagaagggaaaggctacccactccactattctggcctggagaattccatggactgtatagtccatggggtcgcaaagagtcggacacaactgagcaactttcacttcagtttcaCTTGAAGACTCTTATACCTCCCCAGGACAGGAATGAGATCTGATTCCTCTCCTTGTGACCCAGTGGTAGTGCCTTGCTGGCAATGGTTCttatttaacatttgttgagggatttccctgggggtccagtggctaaggcttcaTGCTttcaatacagggggcccaggttccatccctggtaagggaactagatccagtatgctgcaactaagagttggcatgctgcaatgaagatcaaagattccaaatgctgcaactaagatctggtgtatccaaataaatagataaaaataaaaatttaaaaatatatatctgttgaatgaatcgACCTGACCTTGTTCCACAAAAGATCTTATCCAAGTCATTTAGTCACCTCTGCACACATAATCACAGAGGTCTTAAAAGCGAGTATCCTCTGGTGTGTTTTGATATTAATATACCCATCTCCAACTAGAAGCTCTTCGAGAGGAAGGGCCCAGCTGTCAGGCTGGCGCATGTGCTCTGAACATAGGGCTGTGCACTGACTGAGCCACAAATGCCTTCTGGGGGTTGTTTGGTAACATGAAGCTAGAACCAGGCTTGCTTCAGGAGcaaggggagggaagaaaggaggcaaaagacATCCCAATTCTTCTGAGGAATTTTACAGAACAATCCAGTCTGGGACAGGCTTTCCCTGACCCTGGTTTGAAGGTCCTAATCTCTTTCTACAATGCAGACTTCCTACTTTCAAGAAAGAATCTAGCATTTATAATGTATGGCCCTCCGTGAATTTACATCAGTGGGTCTCCTCTCTCTGGAGGCTGTGCATTCTAAATCTGTTCTCTGCTCACTGTGAAGGGGTTTTTAGAGACAGTCATTTCCCACTCATACCACCCCACAGTCTCCAATGCTGTCAACACCCTCAGACTGGCCGTGCTGAGACAATCTACAGCCAGAAAGATTGGCAGGAGACTGCTGAACCAAAACCCTTAATGATCACATCAATTCTGTGTAAAGAGGAGCACAGAGCTGCCATCGATTCCTTGGACAGATCCTGGGATCCTTCTACATCACTTCCTGACATGGAGTGGTTCCCGAGTCCTGGCTGCGAGATTATGTGGGATAATACACAGGGATGGCAGGAAAGGAAAGAGTCGAGCATCACCCTCAGGTTCCTGATTGGGGTGATGGGTCGATGGTTCATTAGCTTCATATTACAATTTGAAGACAGCTGAGAAGAGGAAGTCTCAGGATGAGCAATCCCACTATTATGACCAGGCTGCCACCAAGGAGCCTGTGGGGACCCATTTGGAGGCCTCAAAGCAGACACTGCAGATGTGGGGTTAGGGCCAGGACAGAGGTCTTGTTGCAGTGATCACTGCCTACCTGAGGGTAAGCGATGCTGGGAGCTGACAGATCAATAGATTAAATCTCCCAGGTGAGAGGAAAAAAGGGTAGAGTCTGAAAGCATGGTCAGCACCAACATTTGAGAAAACAGACAAGTAGAAAGgtgaacaaagaaacagaaaaaagtggTTAAGAGGGTCAGGAGAAATAGGAAGCTAAAGACCTtgaggggggacttccctggtggtccactggctaagactgcacacttccaatgcaggggtcccgggttcaatccctggtcagggaactagattccacatgctgcaactataagatcctgcatgctgcaatgaagactgaaaaaCCTGAGTGCTGCGactgagacctggcacagtcaaatgaataaatacaaataaatactcttttaaagttataaaaataaagaagctaaAGACCATGAAAGAATGTTCCAAGAAGCTGTCAGAGGTCCCAGAGAGGTCAAGGATCAGGGGACTAGAATGAGGTCCCTGGACCGGGCAGTGCCATGACACTAGCGGACTCAGTGGAGCCGTTTCTGTAGGAAatttgcatgtctgtgtgtgtgtgtgtgtgtgtgtgtgtgtgtgtatgtgtttggggAGCAGAAAGGATATCAGAGTGGCCTGGGAAATAAATGGGAACTGGGGACATCGAGACAGCAGGTCTCTTTTTAAGAAgcagggagggacttccctggtggtcgggtggtccatgctcccaatgcagggggcccaggttccacccctggtcagggaactagatcccacataccatgaaAATAGATCCTGTCTGCCaaataaattcaataatttttttttttaagaagcaggtaaataaaggagggaaagaaaggacaCGGGGCACTAGCTTGAAAGGGAGTCAGGATCAAAAGGAAGTTTCCttgctttaaaattaaaagagaactGTGAGATACAACCAGTGAGGGAGCAATGAAGACACCGGAGAGGGAAGACtcggaacgctgggctggagggaggcagCGGGATTAGACGTGCCCGTGGCCGAAGTGGCGATGACCAGGGCGCAGCCTCGCGGCCACCACCCTGCAGGGGCGGAGGACCACTCCCCGCCGTGGCCCTCACGTGGCTCAGCCCCAAACACCTGCTCACCTCGTGGAGTTTGTCAGCCTTCTGGGTCTGCTTCTTCCGACTTCTCTGAGCAGCAACTCGGTTTTTCTCCCTCCTCCGGACCTTCCTGTCATCATCCTCAGGGCTCTGGGGGAAAGGTCGTGGTCAGGTGGGATGCTGAGGCCCCTCGCCGCCCCTCCTCTGCCCGCTCTCTTCATCCAGCCCTGCTCGTGGAGCATCACCGTGTTCATTGCAGTCACAGCAGCGCTTGCTGCTCCATCAGCAGGGTAACAGTGGCCCCGCGTCGAGGGAGCACTAGCCATGAGCTATGGCTGGGTTAGCTGCTACCCCGCCCCTGCCACCCCCGAGACCTGTGTGGTGAGACTGCCATCTAAAAGATGAGGAATAAGAAACTCCGAGAGGTTGAGGAACTTGCTCCAGGTATCACAGCTAGTGGGGGGCCGAACGGGAAGTGGAACTCACGTCTACTGGACTCCAAACCAACGTTCTCAAACCTTTCCCCCACCCCACGGGGTGTGTGCCTGGAAGAGGTGTGGTGCTGGTGTGCAACTGAGGACGGGAAAGGCAGAAGGCGGCTGCTATCTGGGACTTGCCGTGGGCCAGGCCTTCCGCCAACACACACAAACAGGTACTTTTGACACTGTGTGCAAATCACAACTACGCTGGTTACTGATTGTAACCATGCAACTCTCCCAACACACCAAGTGGTCCTAAACGCCACAGGCAGCTCATCCCTTTGAACAGTGTTTGACTGACATTTTATTTCACAGGTCAGAGCAATTTAAATCCTAAATTGATGATGTGTCTTGAAAGCTCTTAGCTATACATGAGAtttgtctgtggggtcgcacagggtcggacaggactgaagtgacttagcagcagcagcagcagcagcagtcaagtcCTTCAAGAGTTATTCTGAAAAGGCAGGCAGAAAAATGCACCTACAATGGTAAAAAGCACTTCATCCAGTTATAGAAAACAGAGGAGGGGTATAGTATTTGCTTCCCAGAGACCTATGAGAAGATTCCATAGAAATACTACCTTTAAAGAGTTTCAAGATCAAGAACTCAGTGGGATACAAACACAGGAAAGCTAGTCAGTTATTACTATTAATGGAAAGCAAATATTGATAACATGAAATAACAGATGTTTTCAGATATCATTTTATCTGGTCTAATATTCCAAATAAGAAGGATACATATCTCCCCAAGTTACAGTGAGTAGAGAATTTTCAGCATatgcaagaaaataaagctatgaaaggaaaagaagaaagaatgtgaCATAGAGAAGGGGCCTGAAGACAGTGTTTAAGGGACACAAGATGTTAAGATGTAGTCTTTAAGAGGCAAAGAAGTCTTGGTGGAGGTAATCAGAACACAGTAGGGAGTCTGACAAATAGAACTTTAGCTTTAGAAATACAGGGTCTTGGTTTTGTCTCTTACTAGCAATATGGCCTTGGGTAAATGACTTACACTCTCTGATTTTTCGATTTTCTCATTTGTTGTAAGtgtgattcattcattctttcagtaaGTATTAACTGAGtacctgccatgtgccaggcactgtcttgGGCACTAGAGACACATGCCCTGAACAAGTGGTCAGTAATCTCTGCCATGATCATCCTAACACCCCAGTGCTTGGAGCTGCATAAGATAAAACTAGATTTTATCCCAAAGCGCCACATGGTGTGTCTTCAATAACCTCTGTTAAGACTGCTATTTTCTGTTGAGTCCCTTATAGTACTCATCACCAAATCATGCCTCTGTGGTCCTCATTGGAGATTCATAAGGCACAAGGGAGGAGCATGCATCCTGCCCTGTAAAAGTGGACACTCCAAACTGGATTTATCACCTACCACATGGTCGGACCTGAGGAACCAGCAGAAACATTTAATTAAGGCAGAAAGAGAGCAGCAAAATGTTGAGATATTCATATATTACTAACCATATCTCTATTAGTCCTCATAAAAATCACAAGAAGttatattatattgatttttacatgtggagaaactgaggctcagagaggtgaagcagaTTCCCCAAGGCTACTCAGCCTGTGTGTGGCAACGCTGAGGCCCAGACTCAGCTGTGTGACTCTCTAGCGTCACCCGATGACATTCTGTACCAGGCACCTAACTGAGAAGCAGGGCATAACCCTGAAAAGACTCGGTCCTAACGTAGTTGAGTGAGAAGTTATCGGTCTGCCGTTCCTACCGGCAACCTTGTGTGTTTCCCCGAGTAAGCGGCTGTAAACACGGTGGTGGACAGCGCAGAGGACCTGGCGCCCGCCGAGGGCTCTCCACCCGCCCTGAGGTTGGAGTCTGCCCACCTCGGGCCGCCACCTCGCGTCCCTGGGCCATTCCGGAGGCCGCCGGAGGAGAGTACATGCTGAGATTGCCTGGGCACGAGCCGCCCCTCGGAGCGGAATTTCCCCTCTCCACACCTTGGCCCCAGCTCGGCGCGGCGGGGAAGGACCACGCGCTCCGGCGATGGGGTGGCAGCCGGCGGCGGCGCACGGATGGCGACACCTAGGGAGGCCTGGACCCCACGTGCCGGGCAGCGTGGACAGTGCCCAGCCCTACCAGGCGTCGGCGCCCTCTGACCTCTGCTCCTCCCAGGCTCAGGAGCCCAGTCACCATCCCGGACGCTCCAGGCACCTGGCGTGCGCTCGGGGCGGCCGGGCAGAGGCGCACAGCGGGGTCCCCGCGCGCCTCCCACGCCGCTCGCGTCCTGCTCCCGCATTGCCCTCCACCCCTGCTCCCATCAGTCCCCAGCCGGGAGCCCCAGCACCCACCTCCTCGCGCCCCTCGTAGCGCGCCCACCATTCCCCCCAACCTGAGCATCCCCCCGAGCCTCTATCTAGCTCGCTACCTGTGGCCGCGCCTGGTTCCCGGGCGCCGAGACGCTCCTGTGCAGGACGCTGCCGGCCGCCGGGAGCCCTTGCGACATGCCGGGCGCTGctccggcccggcccggcccgccgcGCAGCCTCGCGGACGAGCGGCCGCGCGGCCCGGCGCGCCTTGCACGCGGGGCGCTGCCTACCGGCTCCCTCGGGCCGCACGCATCCCCGCGCCCCCGCACCTGCGGGCCGCCGCCTCGGCCCCGCCCCCCGGGCTTCCCGCTCCCCCGGCTCCGCCGCGCGGCGCCCGGGTTTCCCCACCCCCGGTCCCAGCGCGCCGTCCTTCCCGTCCCCgaggccgccccgccccgccttcTCCCACCCCCGCTCCGTTTCCTCCTCTCCTCGCCCTCTCGCCGCACCCCGGGGTCCCAAATCCCACCGCTGCCGCAGCTTTCCGCTGGGCCCCCCTTCTTCGTGGAAGTCACGTGGTGGCTCCGAACCCAGAAGGGAGCGCGAAGCTCCCCCACCAGAAGCGAGGCTGGGACAGGTTGCGGTCGTGGAGGCGCGGCGCAGCCCTGGGGGGCGTCTCTCGGCCGCTCTCGGAGAACTCGGGCTGAGAAACTCCAGTGGGCGGTTTGGGGGGTCggtgttttttttcttcccgGTCCCATCGCAGCACCTTCCTGCGCATCCGCCCGCCTTTCCCCCTCACCCCCGCGCCCGGGCGCAGGGGTCACAGTCTCGGGGGACTTTCTCTGCGCTGCAGTCGGTCACGCTCCCTCCCTCCGGGGCCCCACCGGGGAGACGCAGGCCTGTGTACCCTGAGACCCACGGGGCACCCCGGGGCCTTTCTGAGGAGAgcaccttctctctcctctcgCCAGTTCCGCGGGGCAGTGGGAGGGAACCAGGCGGGGCGGCCCCGGAGGGTGAATTCCCTCGGGGAGGATGGCGAGGAAGATTGTCCTGGAGATTTCACAGTGGCTGGGCTTCCCCGGAGCCTGGCTGGCACGGGGGGACGTCCCTGGTACACAGGATCGGGGATCTGGACCCTGCGCGCTAACGTGAAATGGACCCGATGCTTTTTCTCTCCCAAGGTTCAAGTGGCGGGTGCTCTGCCCACAAGGTTAAGATGCGGGACTTCGTGCCAGACAGAGGCCGAGGCTTCCTCCCTCCACCTGCCTGCCAGTTAAAAGATGCAAAGTCAAGCGATGTTGTACTGGtcccagcaaagaaaaaaaaaaaaaaaaagtggttatgGGTTTGTGGTCTGCATACTGTGAGCACCGGGAAGGAAAGATAACCGCGAACCTGGGCCGGCGGGTGGGAACCAGAATCAGGAGGTCAGACGTGCCTTCCTAGTATGGTCGCTTAAGCTTTCAGGCTCCAGGTTCGTGGGCAGCCGTGGGGATGAAGGCGGGGTAGGTGGGGTGAGGGGTCGGGGGTAGCGGGGCGGGCACTTGTGACTCCCAGTCTAGTGCACGTGGCTCTCCGCGCCAGGTTTAAGACTCTTGCAAAAGTTTTGAGATGCAGCTGGCTAGAGGGCAGGGAAGCAAGAGGTGATTCTTGTCTGTGTGTGTAGGGGCTTGGACCAGCTGAGAGGAGGGTGGAGGTGCACGCGGGCCGCGGGAAGACAGAGGGTGGGCGCCCCCCACGATTAAGGCTGCACAGCGGCGGAGCCCTTTCTCCGTCCACCTGGATTTCTCTTCTCatcttttatccttttctttgCTCAGCAGAACTCATGGTTGCCCTAGGGCTATTATTCTGCCTCTCATTCAGGTACGCACGATGTGCTGTGCGTAGAACAGGCTCCAAACACGATCAGTGTATGTATTGTTGTAGGTCAACTGAGAGGGGCTCCTTCTTGGAAAACTCGGCACGACTCCAATCGAGACAGGGAAATCTCCGGGTCAAGTGGTCTTTAATGTTTAGAAACACTTTCATCCCGCAGTGTCGTTTCTGACCGAAGAGCAAGGTGAAAACGCAAGGACATTTAGGTGCACTCCCACACTTCATTCTAGATATTGCTCCTTTTCTGGTCTCGCTGAACCCATCACGTTCTAAGTCCTTTGGGTTCtaccttcctcctcttcccccagGGAGCCTGGAACCCTGCCCCAGTACACAAGAACTCTTCACACAGGCATAGACCTACTGTTTCAGTTACTCAGGGCTTTCCTCAAATATGTTAAAAGGAAGAGTCCTGGTTAACTAGTGAGAACTTAACGCATTAATTTGACCTACATGTACatcaaaaggaatgaatgaaataatgatagaaaataaaatcaggaagATAAAGCAGAATTAAATCTTTTATCAAAGCCCTGGGGATAAGACAAAGTGGAGAGAATTTTCTAAGATGAAGGTGATAGGAAAAACCACACTGACAGATCTGAACAGTATAACAGTGTTAAATTGCCTCAGGTGACAGTATAACTAGACATTTTAAACCAGCAGATGGGGAAAACTTTTCACAGTAAATCTGACAGtgttaaaaatctttattatatatacagcacatgaaaaagaataagaaaaatattgagaCAACCTCCTAAAGGTAAATAGCAAGTGACACAAACTGGCATTCTCCAACAGAGAAAACAATCAAGGAAAATAGATATAGGGAAAATACATGTTAAAGTAATatgacttttaaattaaaatattaatttaatttcaaaagaaaaagttgtGAAAGTGTGGTGAAATTGGCGCTCTCATATTGCACCGGTATCATTGTAAATTGGTAGAAAGCATTGGAAAGCAGTTCTATTGTAATTTTCAAGAATCATGCAAGACATCACTT of Bubalus bubalis isolate 160015118507 breed Murrah chromosome 5, NDDB_SH_1, whole genome shotgun sequence contains these proteins:
- the BATF3 gene encoding basic leucine zipper transcriptional factor ATF-like 3; the encoded protein is MSQGLPAAGSVLHRSVSAPGNQARPQSPEDDDRKVRRREKNRVAAQRSRKKQTQKADKLHEEYECLEQENTVLRREIGKLTEELKNLSEALKEHEKVCPLLLCPLNFVPLPRPDPVAGCLPR